One window from the genome of Planifilum fulgidum encodes:
- the gltX gene encoding glutamate--tRNA ligase codes for MTVRVRFAPSPTGHLHIGSARTALFNFLFARKHGGKYILRIEDTDTSRNRADAVEGFIDGFKWLGLKWDEGPDIGGEYGPYTCMERLDIYRRYIERLLEEGKAYYCYCTKEELDRERQEANARGKVYRYSGKCAHLDEETRNRYEREGRPRTIRFRVPENREIVFRDLIRGEVRFHTKDMGDFVIVKSNGVPLYNLAVTIDDALMKITHVIRGEEHLSNTPAQLLLYEAFGWDPPEFGHLPLILNESGKKLSKRDETVMQFIEQYRESGYLPEALNNYLALLGWSPPGEYAEQEIFSMDELIRLFSFDRVSKAGAIFDPEKLKWMNGEYIKKLDIDTLTDMALPYLQEHYGIERLDREWAKQLVALYQPSLSHLKELPRLAELFFRDDVRHDEEAIEVLNQPSVPVVLPAFRAKVAEMEDAEFQPAGIKKALKGIQKETGYKGKQLFMPIRAAVTGQTHGPDLNQTLSLLGREKVLRRIEQVLEQYLNA; via the coding sequence ATGACGGTGAGGGTGCGGTTTGCCCCCAGCCCGACGGGGCATCTACATATCGGAAGCGCGAGGACGGCGCTGTTCAATTTTCTGTTTGCCCGGAAGCACGGCGGAAAGTACATTCTCCGGATCGAGGATACCGACACCAGCCGCAACCGGGCCGATGCGGTGGAAGGATTCATCGACGGGTTCAAGTGGCTGGGGCTGAAATGGGATGAGGGGCCGGACATCGGGGGAGAGTACGGTCCCTACACCTGCATGGAGCGGCTGGATATTTACCGGCGGTACATCGAGCGTCTGTTGGAAGAAGGCAAGGCCTATTACTGCTACTGCACCAAGGAAGAACTGGACAGGGAACGGCAGGAGGCGAACGCCCGGGGCAAGGTTTATCGTTATTCGGGCAAATGCGCCCATCTGGACGAGGAAACCCGAAACCGGTATGAACGGGAGGGGCGCCCCCGAACCATCCGTTTCCGGGTTCCGGAGAACCGGGAAATCGTCTTCCGGGATTTGATCCGGGGCGAAGTCCGCTTCCACACCAAAGACATGGGCGATTTCGTCATCGTCAAATCCAACGGGGTGCCCTTGTACAACTTGGCCGTCACCATCGACGACGCCCTGATGAAAATCACCCACGTCATCCGCGGGGAGGAGCATCTGTCCAACACGCCCGCCCAACTGCTGCTTTACGAGGCCTTTGGCTGGGATCCGCCGGAGTTCGGCCATCTGCCCCTGATTTTGAACGAAAGCGGGAAGAAGCTGTCCAAGCGGGACGAGACCGTCATGCAGTTCATCGAGCAGTACCGCGAATCGGGGTACCTGCCCGAGGCCCTCAACAATTACCTGGCCCTTCTGGGATGGTCGCCGCCGGGGGAATACGCCGAACAGGAGATCTTCTCCATGGATGAGCTGATCCGCCTCTTCTCCTTCGATCGGGTGAGCAAGGCGGGAGCGATTTTCGATCCCGAAAAGCTGAAATGGATGAACGGGGAATACATCAAGAAGCTGGATATCGACACCCTGACCGACATGGCTCTCCCCTATTTGCAGGAACACTACGGGATCGAGCGCCTGGACCGCGAATGGGCGAAACAACTGGTGGCCCTCTATCAGCCGTCCCTTTCCCATCTCAAGGAGCTGCCCCGGTTGGCGGAGCTGTTCTTCCGGGATGACGTCCGCCACGATGAGGAGGCCATCGAAGTGCTGAACCAGCCCTCCGTCCCCGTCGTGCTTCCCGCCTTTCGGGCGAAGGTGGCCGAGATGGAGGATGCGGAATTTCAGCCGGCAGGCATCAAGAAGGCGCTGAAGGGGATCCAAAAGGAAACGGGATATAAGGGGAAGCAGCTGTTCATGCCGATTCGCGCGGCCGTCACGGGACAGACCCACGGCCCGGACCTGAACCAAACCCTTTCCCTGTTGGGCAGGGAAAAGGTGCTGCGCCGCATCGAACAGGTGCTGGAGCAGTATCTGAATGCATAA
- the comER gene encoding late competence protein ComER, which yields MNKLVGFIGTGSMGQTLVEALIRSKALRPSQILLSNRTRSKAESLAESHPGIRIAENNAELVRKADWVFLCVKPRDYRDVLDEIGGRAGKEQMIISITSPVMIRDLEAALPSKIAKIIPSITHAVLDGTCLFIPGSRLTLRDREELLNLLSAIGTPLEIDERHCRVASDLASCGPAFLARFLEQLARAAGEVTGLPRDTALLLIIRMALGTARMLTEGGFTLESLQERVAVPGGITRKGLDLLERELDPVLIRLFRLTHAKFVEDVEKVRQSLQGAGSKG from the coding sequence ATGAACAAACTGGTCGGTTTTATCGGGACGGGAAGCATGGGGCAAACCCTGGTGGAAGCGCTGATACGTTCCAAAGCGCTTCGGCCGTCTCAGATTCTGCTCAGCAACCGGACTCGGAGCAAGGCGGAGTCGCTGGCCGAGTCCCATCCCGGAATCCGCATCGCCGAAAACAATGCCGAGCTCGTCCGGAAAGCGGATTGGGTGTTCCTGTGCGTCAAGCCCCGCGATTATCGGGATGTGCTGGATGAGATCGGCGGAAGGGCCGGAAAAGAACAGATGATCATTTCGATTACCAGTCCGGTGATGATCCGCGATCTGGAAGCGGCCCTGCCCTCCAAAATCGCCAAGATCATTCCGAGCATCACCCACGCGGTGCTGGACGGAACTTGCCTTTTCATCCCCGGCAGCCGGCTGACCCTTCGGGATCGGGAGGAATTGCTCAATCTCCTTTCGGCGATCGGAACGCCCTTGGAAATCGACGAACGCCACTGCCGCGTGGCCTCGGATCTGGCCAGCTGCGGTCCGGCATTTTTGGCCCGCTTTCTGGAGCAGCTCGCCCGCGCCGCGGGCGAAGTGACCGGCCTTCCCCGGGATACGGCCCTTTTGCTGATCATCCGGATGGCCCTGGGAACCGCCCGGATGCTGACCGAAGGGGGATTTACCCTGGAAAGCCTGCAGGAGCGGGTGGCCGTTCCCGGCGGCATCACCCGGAAAGGACTCGATCTGCTGGAGCGGGAACTGGATCCGGTGTTGATCCGCTTGTTCCGCCTCACCCACGCCAAATTTGTCGAGGACGTCGAAAAGGTGCGACAATCCCTGCAGGGCGCGGGAAGCAAGGGGTGA
- a CDS encoding hydantoinase/oxoprolinase family protein yields MRVATDIGGTFTDLVYVDDEGKIGMAKSHTTPPNFEKGVMDVIEKTGIDPHAIDTFIHGTTVIINALTERKGVKTGLITTKGFRDVLEIARGNRPDLFNIRYKKPEPFVPRFLRLEVEERLNYKGEVLTEIKRGDVEKAVDHFKKEGVQAIAVSFLHAYKNPVHEQKAAKWIKEMWPEVAVTASHEVTKEWREYERTNTAVLNSYVKPIAASYIDRLQDKLKRHGAKSRNYIMQSNGGTTTFDSAKETPIHMVESGPVAGVYGAAVLGEMLGEKNIIAFDIGGTTAKCSLIEKGEVKVSTDYYIEKSEKSAGYPLKIPVVDIVEIGNGGGSIAWIDDAGSLKVGPQSAGAVPGPVAYGQGGTEPTTTDANLITGRLAPENFDYPVDLEHVKKVMEEKVAKHFGLSVEEASLGIIRIANANMLNALRLISVRKGHDPRDFTLVAFGGGGSMHAPALARELGVKKVIVPVAAPVFSAWGMLMTDLRHDYIETRIQRLDEADVRTLNRLWAQMEETAVQQYREEGFPKERVMFSRWADMRYVGQEHTVKVPVPGESWTERTIREVIQRFHQLHEQHYTFKLESTPVEIVNMHLTAFGSVTKPKIQKMPAGDVSEEEAIKEVRPVFYEEEGWVQTSVYLRERLSPGMHLSGPAIVEEKAASTVVYPGQAVIVDDYGNLIIETGVK; encoded by the coding sequence ATGCGCGTTGCAACGGATATCGGCGGAACCTTTACCGACCTGGTCTATGTGGATGATGAAGGGAAAATCGGCATGGCAAAGAGCCATACAACTCCGCCCAACTTCGAAAAGGGTGTCATGGATGTGATTGAAAAGACCGGCATCGATCCCCATGCCATCGATACCTTCATCCACGGCACCACCGTCATCATTAACGCATTGACCGAGCGCAAAGGAGTGAAAACCGGACTCATTACAACCAAAGGATTTCGCGACGTGTTGGAAATCGCGCGCGGAAACCGTCCGGATTTGTTCAACATCCGCTACAAAAAGCCGGAACCGTTTGTTCCGCGTTTCCTTCGCTTGGAAGTGGAAGAGCGGCTCAATTACAAAGGGGAAGTCCTTACAGAGATCAAACGGGGCGACGTCGAGAAAGCGGTGGATCACTTCAAAAAAGAAGGAGTCCAAGCCATCGCCGTTTCATTCCTGCATGCCTACAAGAATCCCGTGCACGAACAAAAGGCGGCGAAATGGATCAAAGAGATGTGGCCGGAAGTGGCAGTCACCGCTTCCCACGAGGTGACGAAGGAATGGAGGGAGTACGAACGGACAAACACAGCCGTGTTAAATTCCTACGTCAAGCCGATTGCCGCTTCTTACATCGATCGCTTGCAAGACAAGCTTAAGCGGCACGGGGCGAAAAGCCGCAACTATATCATGCAGTCAAACGGCGGAACGACGACGTTTGACAGTGCGAAAGAGACTCCGATCCATATGGTGGAATCCGGGCCGGTCGCGGGCGTGTACGGAGCTGCCGTACTGGGAGAAATGCTGGGAGAGAAAAATATTATCGCCTTTGACATCGGCGGTACGACCGCGAAATGTTCCTTGATTGAAAAAGGGGAAGTCAAGGTGAGCACGGACTATTACATCGAGAAGTCCGAGAAGAGCGCGGGTTATCCCTTAAAAATTCCGGTGGTGGATATCGTCGAGATCGGCAACGGAGGCGGTTCGATCGCTTGGATCGATGACGCCGGTTCCCTCAAAGTGGGTCCCCAGTCGGCGGGGGCTGTTCCCGGCCCGGTGGCGTACGGACAGGGGGGAACCGAGCCGACGACGACGGACGCCAATCTGATCACGGGACGACTTGCCCCGGAAAACTTTGACTATCCGGTCGATTTGGAACATGTGAAAAAAGTGATGGAAGAAAAAGTGGCCAAGCACTTCGGTTTGTCGGTGGAAGAAGCGTCGCTCGGCATTATCCGCATCGCCAATGCGAACATGTTGAACGCGTTGCGCTTGATTTCCGTACGTAAAGGCCATGACCCGCGCGATTTCACACTTGTCGCTTTTGGCGGTGGAGGGTCCATGCACGCTCCTGCCTTGGCCCGGGAACTCGGTGTGAAAAAAGTGATCGTTCCGGTAGCGGCACCGGTTTTCTCCGCCTGGGGGATGCTGATGACCGATTTGCGGCACGATTACATCGAAACACGGATTCAGCGTCTGGACGAAGCGGATGTGCGAACGTTGAACCGGCTATGGGCCCAAATGGAGGAGACCGCCGTTCAGCAGTATCGCGAAGAAGGATTTCCCAAGGAACGCGTGATGTTTTCCCGTTGGGCGGATATGCGCTATGTGGGGCAGGAGCATACGGTGAAAGTGCCGGTGCCGGGCGAATCCTGGACGGAGCGGACGATCCGCGAGGTGATTCAGCGGTTCCATCAACTTCATGAACAGCATTACACCTTCAAATTGGAGTCGACACCCGTGGAAATCGTCAACATGCACTTGACGGCTTTCGGTTCGGTCACGAAACCGAAGATCCAAAAAATGCCCGCTGGCGATGTGTCCGAAGAAGAGGCGATCAAAGAGGTCCGTCCGGTCTTTTACGAGGAAGAAGGATGGGTTCAGACCAGCGTTTACCTCCGGGAGCGCCTGTCACCCGGGATGCATTTGAGCGGGCCGGCCATTGTTGAGGAAAAGGCGGCTTCCACAGTGGTTTATCCCGGACAAGCAGTCATCGTCGACGATTACGGTAATCTGATCATCGAAACGGGGGTGAAGTGA
- a CDS encoding purine-cytosine permease family protein, with protein MNRQRSHSSLDQDKALSSIPSTERQHWLAPAMIFGGLEFTIPVLMVGATLAGSFGLSEIVLVLLIALFFFQWVGNALQGYIGAKTGRSSSVIARTSFGAYQARFVVGLTIFFVSMGWWALQTAVAGNAISVMLGIDYEQQWLPWAVVTVIAGLIFALPSIIGYNSMKWTDYLAVPAGLLLVGAGIALALKNTGLKTLIHWSPTPSMSFLAAVSLVIGVNVSQWVIASDYTRYARPRVKDNVLIPMGIVAVGFPLFFVGAVMAVGVGEADIVKVMENLGFPFWGFAILWFATWTSQLVNNYSMGLALANMLNVNSGKGRATLTFIGTLLAIALALAGILDYFTDFLYMTALIYPAIAGVMMVDFYFIRKQRWMDHEGWNWMATIALVAGVLVGYLTQYVWPFGLPAVQSLFVSGITYYVAMKGKARIAPDVFTEVLISDRRNGQPGHRVDKTAFFK; from the coding sequence ATGAATCGCCAAAGGAGCCATTCGTCCCTCGATCAGGATAAAGCTTTATCCTCCATTCCGTCCACTGAAAGACAGCATTGGCTGGCCCCTGCCATGATTTTTGGCGGGCTGGAGTTTACCATTCCGGTGCTCATGGTGGGAGCTACGTTGGCGGGAAGTTTCGGCTTGTCTGAAATCGTTCTGGTTCTTTTGATCGCGCTGTTCTTTTTCCAATGGGTGGGGAACGCTCTTCAGGGTTATATTGGGGCGAAGACGGGAAGATCTTCTTCTGTAATCGCGCGGACCAGTTTTGGGGCCTATCAGGCGAGATTTGTCGTCGGTTTAACCATATTTTTTGTTTCCATGGGATGGTGGGCTCTGCAAACCGCCGTTGCCGGTAATGCGATATCGGTGATGCTCGGTATCGATTATGAACAACAATGGTTGCCCTGGGCGGTCGTCACCGTGATTGCGGGATTGATTTTCGCGCTACCTTCCATCATTGGTTATAACTCGATGAAGTGGACTGATTATCTCGCGGTCCCTGCCGGTCTTCTTCTGGTTGGAGCGGGAATCGCACTGGCGCTAAAAAATACGGGATTGAAGACGTTGATTCATTGGTCCCCGACACCATCCATGTCTTTTCTTGCCGCTGTCAGTTTGGTCATCGGTGTCAACGTTTCCCAGTGGGTGATCGCCTCCGATTACACCCGCTACGCAAGGCCGAGAGTGAAGGACAATGTGCTGATCCCTATGGGAATTGTTGCCGTCGGATTTCCACTGTTTTTTGTGGGGGCCGTCATGGCGGTGGGCGTTGGCGAAGCGGACATCGTGAAGGTCATGGAAAATCTCGGGTTTCCTTTCTGGGGATTCGCCATTTTGTGGTTCGCCACGTGGACCAGTCAATTGGTCAATAATTACAGTATGGGTCTGGCGTTGGCGAACATGCTGAATGTCAATTCGGGAAAGGGACGCGCGACACTTACCTTCATTGGCACGCTTTTGGCCATCGCCCTTGCATTGGCCGGGATATTGGATTACTTTACGGATTTTCTTTACATGACCGCCTTGATTTATCCGGCCATTGCCGGTGTGATGATGGTGGACTTCTACTTCATCCGCAAACAGCGGTGGATGGACCACGAAGGATGGAACTGGATGGCGACGATCGCGCTCGTGGCCGGTGTGCTTGTCGGTTATCTCACCCAATATGTTTGGCCCTTTGGTCTTCCCGCCGTACAATCCCTTTTCGTGTCAGGAATCACATATTATGTGGCGATGAAAGGGAAAGCGAGGATTGCTCCGGACGTTTTTACCGAAGTGCTCATTTCCGATCGTCGGAACGGGCAGCCTGGCCATCGAGTTGACAAAACCGCTTTCTTCAAATAA
- a CDS encoding helix-hairpin-helix domain-containing protein: MDDLWTPREKKLAVLSILLAVALAGVVAADWWGGDEPEQVPLPAYAPERTARPAEAPAEKEREDVVVDVKGAVERPGVYQLPAGSRVRDALAEAGGAGKKADLDRVNLAQPLADGMVVYIPRRGEKMPAFFEAGTAGSGPVGAGSGKININTASAAELETLDGIGPAKAEAILRHREEHGPFKDVRDLLEVPGIGEKTLEKFADQISVD; encoded by the coding sequence ATGGATGACCTTTGGACGCCCCGGGAGAAAAAGCTGGCCGTGTTGTCCATCCTGTTGGCCGTCGCCCTGGCGGGCGTCGTTGCGGCGGATTGGTGGGGCGGGGATGAACCGGAGCAGGTGCCGCTTCCGGCCTATGCTCCGGAGCGGACGGCACGTCCCGCCGAAGCCCCCGCGGAAAAGGAGAGGGAGGATGTGGTCGTCGATGTGAAGGGGGCGGTGGAACGCCCGGGCGTGTACCAGCTTCCCGCCGGCTCCCGGGTTCGGGATGCTTTGGCCGAGGCGGGCGGTGCGGGGAAAAAGGCGGATTTGGACCGGGTCAATCTCGCCCAACCCCTCGCCGACGGGATGGTGGTCTATATCCCGCGCCGCGGGGAAAAGATGCCGGCATTCTTTGAAGCCGGCACGGCGGGAAGCGGACCGGTGGGAGCCGGTTCGGGGAAAATCAACATCAACACCGCCTCTGCCGCTGAACTGGAGACACTCGACGGGATCGGCCCCGCCAAGGCCGAGGCGATCCTCCGCCACCGGGAAGAGCACGGCCCCTTCAAAGACGTCCGCGACCTGCTCGAGGTTCCCGGAATCGGAGAAAAAACCCTGGAAAAGTTTGCGGATCAGATCTCCGTGGATTAA
- a CDS encoding helix-turn-helix domain-containing protein produces MDDISKKIRGLRIQKGLTLKELSEKTDLSVSFLSQVERGASSLAITSLKKIADALGVKMTYFFETPENEQYAVRKEEQQPFRLEGSESVYTRLAGQFSGRTLEPMKVILPPKHKQTAKFHHPGEEFYYVLKGAVRIYVAQEVYHLREGDAIHFPSQLSHYWENPLDEPATILCVLTPVIFN; encoded by the coding sequence ATGGATGATATTTCCAAAAAAATCAGGGGACTTCGTATACAAAAAGGGCTAACACTGAAGGAGCTCAGTGAAAAAACCGACCTGTCTGTCAGTTTTTTGTCGCAAGTGGAAAGGGGGGCTTCGTCGCTCGCAATTACATCGTTGAAAAAAATTGCAGACGCCCTCGGAGTGAAGATGACCTATTTTTTTGAGACTCCGGAAAATGAGCAATATGCGGTGCGAAAGGAGGAACAACAACCTTTCCGACTCGAAGGATCCGAGTCGGTTTATACCCGTTTGGCTGGACAGTTTTCCGGAAGAACTCTGGAACCGATGAAAGTGATCCTGCCTCCGAAGCACAAACAAACCGCGAAGTTCCACCATCCGGGCGAGGAGTTTTACTATGTGCTGAAAGGGGCGGTGCGCATTTACGTTGCTCAGGAGGTTTATCACCTGCGCGAAGGGGATGCCATTCATTTCCCGTCCCAACTCTCCCATTATTGGGAAAACCCGCTGGATGAACCCGCCACCATTCTTTGTGTGCTCACGCCAGTGATTTTTAATTGA
- a CDS encoding pseudouridine synthase, whose translation MAEKRLRLDKLLGRMGVGTRKEIRKLVKEGRVTINGEVAENPGMHVHPEKDRVEVDGLHIQYREFIYLMMNKPAGVVSATADRISETVVQLLEPEHALFEPFPVGRLDKDAEGLLLLTNDGKTAHNLLSPKKRVPKRYVALVRGKVTEADVEAFRRGVVLDDGYQAMPAELAIRSSGPESETEVTVYEGKYHQVKRMFEAVGKRVVYLKRIAMGPLRLDPSLEPGEYRELTEEEVALITGKDIEG comes from the coding sequence ATGGCGGAAAAGCGGCTGCGTCTCGACAAATTGCTCGGAAGGATGGGTGTCGGGACGCGGAAGGAGATCCGGAAACTGGTCAAAGAGGGGCGAGTGACCATCAACGGCGAAGTGGCCGAAAACCCGGGGATGCACGTGCACCCGGAGAAGGACCGCGTCGAAGTGGACGGCCTGCACATCCAATACCGGGAATTTATCTACCTGATGATGAACAAGCCCGCCGGAGTGGTTTCCGCCACGGCGGACCGGATCTCGGAGACCGTGGTTCAGCTCCTGGAGCCGGAACACGCCCTGTTTGAGCCTTTTCCGGTGGGAAGGCTGGACAAGGACGCCGAAGGGTTGCTCCTGCTCACCAATGACGGAAAGACCGCCCACAACCTGCTTTCTCCCAAGAAGCGGGTGCCCAAGCGGTATGTGGCCCTCGTCCGGGGAAAAGTGACCGAAGCGGATGTGGAGGCCTTCCGGCGGGGCGTCGTCCTGGATGACGGCTATCAGGCGATGCCGGCGGAACTTGCCATCCGCTCGTCCGGTCCGGAGTCCGAGACGGAAGTGACCGTCTACGAGGGAAAATATCACCAGGTGAAGCGGATGTTTGAAGCGGTGGGCAAACGGGTGGTTTACCTGAAACGCATCGCCATGGGCCCCCTTCGGCTCGATCCGTCCCTGGAGCCGGGAGAGTACCGGGAGCTGACGGAGGAAGAGGTGGCCCTGATCACGGGAAAGGACATTGAGGGATGA
- the fni gene encoding type 2 isopentenyl-diphosphate Delta-isomerase produces the protein MKEERRIPKRKADHIHIALTREVTGRGITTGMERYRFRHEALPEIDFSEVSLSASFLGRPLKAPFLISSMTGGTEQAGRINAALAEAAQERGWAMGLGSVRVAIEHPETAATFRVRPVAPDIPLLANLGAVQLNYGYGAEQCRRAVELTEADGLVLHLNAMQEVFQPEGNTRFGNLLRKIEEVCRALEVPVGVKEVGFGIHGRLARQLFDAGVQFVDVAGAGGTSWIQVEKYRAKDPLLAAVAEAFADWGLSTADCVRDVRRHVPEGCVIASGGLKTGVDAAKSIALGADLAGFGRSLLPAAATCDPEEIAREMKRIELECKIAMFGAGIATVDGLKGTDRLFRAGDPPGFDG, from the coding sequence ATGAAGGAAGAGAGGCGGATTCCCAAGCGAAAAGCGGACCACATTCACATCGCGCTGACCCGGGAGGTGACCGGCCGGGGAATCACCACCGGCATGGAGCGGTATCGTTTCCGGCACGAGGCGTTGCCGGAAATCGACTTTTCCGAGGTTTCCCTTTCCGCCTCCTTTTTGGGCCGGCCCCTGAAGGCGCCTTTTCTCATCAGTTCCATGACCGGGGGGACGGAACAGGCGGGGCGGATCAACGCCGCCCTGGCGGAGGCCGCCCAGGAGCGGGGGTGGGCGATGGGCCTCGGGTCCGTCCGGGTGGCGATCGAACACCCGGAAACGGCGGCCACCTTCCGGGTCCGCCCCGTCGCCCCGGACATTCCCCTGCTGGCCAATCTGGGGGCGGTCCAGCTCAATTACGGATACGGGGCCGAGCAGTGCCGGAGGGCCGTCGAATTGACGGAGGCCGACGGGCTGGTCCTCCATCTGAACGCCATGCAGGAGGTGTTTCAGCCCGAGGGAAACACCCGATTCGGAAATCTGCTCCGGAAGATCGAAGAGGTGTGCCGGGCGCTGGAGGTGCCCGTCGGCGTGAAAGAGGTGGGATTCGGCATTCACGGGCGGCTGGCCCGGCAGCTGTTTGATGCCGGGGTGCAGTTTGTGGATGTGGCCGGCGCCGGCGGCACCTCCTGGATTCAGGTGGAGAAATACCGCGCGAAGGATCCACTGCTGGCGGCGGTGGCGGAGGCCTTCGCCGATTGGGGCCTTTCCACCGCGGATTGCGTCCGGGATGTGCGCCGTCATGTGCCGGAGGGATGCGTGATTGCCAGCGGCGGGCTCAAAACCGGGGTCGACGCGGCGAAATCGATCGCCCTCGGCGCCGATTTGGCCGGTTTCGGGCGATCTCTGTTGCCCGCCGCGGCCACCTGCGATCCGGAGGAAATCGCCCGGGAGATGAAGCGGATCGAGTTGGAGTGCAAAATCGCCATGTTCGGGGCCGGAATCGCCACCGTCGACGGGTTGAAGGGGACGGACCGGCTGTTTCGCGCGGGAGATCCACCGGGTTTTGATGGTTGA
- a CDS encoding hydantoinase B/oxoprolinase family protein, with amino-acid sequence MRKTTAQVDPFTREIVKDSLIAIGEEMFYALARTSMSPIIYEVLDYASGLTDNKGQLLTQGNGVTGFIGMLSFMVKETLKKFGPENLRPGDIIIINDPYGGGGSHLSDVGLVMPIFYDGELVAFSANKAHWTEVGGKDPGSFTNDATEIFQEGLQFPCVKLFDEGRLNEALVEVIKANVRFPDLSLGDMWAQVAALRTGERRFRELCDKYGKDTVLASIEYLLDHGEKLTRQELKKLPKGTFEAEDYIDDDGMGNGPFKVKVKVTITDDKFICDFRGSHPQVAGPINCSYTGLVSAVRTIFLAITNPSQDINDGVFRPLEVITDPRSIFSAERPAPVSIYWESMYYGADMIWKALAPVLPERLTAGHLLSVCAVTLSGTHPDRNEPFLIVEPSVGGWGAGKGQDGMRGQFCIGDGETYNVPVEIAETRYGVMVDEYSLRCDGAGAGEYIGGSGVIRSYRALTDNQFVTATFGRHKFVPWGVNGGRDGSANEFYIIKANGEVDGPFGKYARYPLNTGDVVKLITATGGGYGNPLDRAPEKVAFDVKNGYISLEQAKEIFGVVVNPETFEIVDFTPERKQRTKQREKA; translated from the coding sequence ATGCGGAAAACGACTGCCCAGGTGGATCCGTTTACGCGGGAAATTGTGAAGGACTCGCTGATCGCCATCGGCGAGGAAATGTTTTACGCCTTGGCGCGCACGTCGATGAGCCCGATTATTTACGAAGTGCTTGATTATGCCAGTGGTCTCACCGACAACAAAGGTCAGCTGCTTACGCAGGGAAACGGCGTGACAGGGTTTATAGGGATGTTAAGTTTCATGGTAAAGGAAACGTTGAAGAAGTTCGGCCCGGAAAACCTGCGGCCGGGAGACATTATTATCATCAACGATCCGTATGGTGGGGGAGGTTCTCACCTGTCCGATGTGGGGCTGGTGATGCCGATTTTCTACGATGGAGAATTGGTTGCTTTTTCCGCCAACAAGGCGCACTGGACGGAAGTCGGAGGGAAAGATCCCGGTTCTTTCACAAACGATGCAACGGAGATTTTCCAAGAAGGGCTGCAGTTTCCCTGTGTGAAATTGTTTGACGAAGGAAGGTTGAACGAAGCGCTGGTCGAAGTGATCAAAGCGAACGTTCGTTTTCCCGATCTTTCTCTTGGCGACATGTGGGCGCAAGTCGCCGCCCTCCGCACGGGCGAGCGCCGTTTTCGAGAGCTGTGCGACAAATACGGAAAGGATACGGTGTTGGCTTCCATCGAGTACTTGCTCGATCACGGAGAAAAATTGACCCGTCAGGAATTGAAGAAATTGCCGAAGGGGACTTTCGAAGCGGAAGATTATATCGACGATGACGGGATGGGGAACGGCCCCTTTAAAGTAAAAGTGAAAGTGACGATCACCGATGACAAATTCATCTGTGATTTCCGCGGAAGCCATCCTCAAGTGGCCGGGCCGATCAACTGTTCCTATACCGGCCTGGTGTCGGCGGTTCGTACCATCTTTCTCGCCATTACCAATCCATCGCAAGACATCAACGACGGGGTTTTTCGCCCCTTGGAGGTCATTACCGATCCGCGATCGATTTTTTCCGCCGAACGCCCAGCGCCTGTGTCTATCTATTGGGAAAGCATGTATTATGGAGCGGATATGATCTGGAAAGCCTTGGCCCCTGTGTTGCCCGAGCGCCTCACCGCCGGTCACCTGCTTTCCGTGTGTGCGGTGACGCTTTCCGGTACTCATCCGGATCGAAACGAGCCGTTTCTCATCGTGGAACCGTCCGTTGGCGGTTGGGGAGCCGGTAAGGGACAAGACGGCATGCGGGGACAGTTTTGCATCGGTGACGGGGAGACGTACAACGTGCCGGTGGAAATCGCGGAAACCCGTTACGGAGTGATGGTTGATGAGTACAGCCTTCGGTGCGATGGTGCCGGTGCGGGAGAGTATATCGGAGGATCCGGTGTTATCCGTTCGTACCGGGCGCTGACGGACAACCAGTTCGTCACGGCGACGTTCGGCCGACACAAATTCGTGCCGTGGGGGGTCAACGGCGGCAGAGACGGCTCCGCGAACGAATTTTACATCATCAAAGCGAACGGTGAAGTGGACGGGCCGTTCGGCAAGTATGCCCGTTATCCCCTGAACACGGGCGATGTCGTGAAATTGATCACCGCAACGGGGGGCGGTTACGGAAATCCCTTGGACCGTGCTCCGGAAAAGGTCGCCTTTGACGTGAAGAACGGCTATATCAGCCTGGAACAGGCAAAGGAGATTTTCGGGGTTGTTGTCAATCCGGAAACCTTCGAAATCGTGGATTTCACTCCGGAACGGAAGCAGCGGACAAAACAGAGAGAAAAGGCATAA